TTGCGATCGAAATTACTTTGTTTATTTCATCGTGATATTTTGTGAGATCTGAGACATACAGAACTTTTTCAAACTTGGAGACATCGTAGTTGCTTGGCACTGCGATGACGGGTATTTCAGATTTAACAATCAGGTTACCCGTATTGGTTCCAAGAAATTTCTTTAATCCACCCGCACCTCTTGTACTGATACAGATGAATCGGATTTCAGGATTTTGGTTGCAGTACTCTATAATTGTATTGTCTGCTGTAATCCCAGTGATGACGGTATAAGTTGAATTTGCAGGCGCAGGATTTTCGTTACTGAAAGCGGACTGTACAAAATTTTTAAGTTTTTCCTCATAAATCATCGTTTCATGTTTGATGAATTTATTAAAGTCGCTCTCATCCCATTCTCTTGCCCTTTCGGGTTGCATAACGTAAACAAACTCAAGCCAGAGGTTCTGCTTTTCTGCCCACTTCTTTGCAAAATGTATCGCAGATGCTGAATTGTCAGAAAAATCGGTGGTAACTAAAATTCTTTCCATAAAGCTGTATTTCTTCCTTAAATTTACGGATATTAAATCAAAATAAAAAATTTACCGGCGTTATTTATAAAAGCAAAATCCCCCACCTAAGGTGAGGGAAAGTTAATTTTTTATCCGTTAAAAGTTATTTACCAAGATAAGATTTCAGTATCTTGCTTCTGGTATTGTGTTTCAGTCTTTTGATGGCTTTTTCTTTAATCTGGCGCACTCTTTCTCTCGTAAGGTCAAAAGTTTCACCTATTTCCTCCAAAGTCATCGGGTGTTTCCCGTTCAGTCCGAAATACAGTCTTACCAAATCAGCTTCTCTTGGCGTAAGCGTTTGTAATGCTCTTTCAATCTCAATTTGCAGAGATTCCAGCATCAGGTCTTTATCAGGGCTTGGCGATTCACCGGAGCGCAAAACGTCGTAGAGGTTGCTGTCTTCTCCTTCCACAAGCGGTGCATCCATTGAAAGGTGGCGGCCGCTGTTTTTCATGGATTCCTTAATGTCGTCTTCGCTCATGTCCAGTACTTCAGCCAGTTCTTCCGGGGAAGGCGGTCTTTCATTTTCCTGTTCAAGGTGAGCGTAAGCTTTGTTAATCTTGTTGATGGAACCAATTTTGTTGAGCGGAAGCCTTACAATTCTCGACTGTTCTGCCAGTGCCTGCAAAATCGACTGACGAATCCACCAAACAGCGTATGAAATAAATTTGAAACCTCTGGTTTCATCGTATCTTTTAGCGGCTTTCATCAGTCCCAGATTTCCTTCATTGATCAAATCCGGTAGTGAAAGTCCCTGATTTTGGTACTGTTTGGATACTGAAACGACGAAACGAAGGTTGGCCTTGATGAGTTTTTCCAGTGCGGCTCTGTCGCCGGCGCGGATTCTTTGTGCCAGTTCTACTTCCTCGTCTGCGGTGATCAGTTCCACTTTCCCGATTTCCTGTAGGTACTTGTCTAGCGATGCGGTTTCCCTGTTGGTAACCTGTTTAGTAATTTTTAGCTGTCTCATTTAAACTAATACAACCATTTTTCTGGGCTGCAATTATATATACGATACAAAAGAAGAAAAGGTTACAGTATAATCACTTCTTAATATAAAATTATGCTTTAGGATGTCAATCCGGCTTTCTTTGTGCATTTATTGGTGGTCTGGTGAACGGGAATTATACGGATTTCCAAAAGGCCAGCAATTGCATTTAAACCTAAATCACATCATTTTTTTTCTACCTATTTTACGTATTTTTGTAGATTCCGTGAAAGGGAATTTTACGGGATAAAATCAATTCGAATAATGCACTCAGAAAAAGAATATATAGAAATTTACGGGGCCCGTGAGCACAACCTTAAAAATATTGATGTCAGGATTCCGCGCAACGAACTTGTTGTAATTACCGGACTTTCCGGTTCAGGGAAATCTTCGCTGGCTTTTGATACCATTTTCGC
The sequence above is a segment of the Chryseobacterium taklimakanense genome. Coding sequences within it:
- a CDS encoding universal stress protein, which gives rise to MERILVTTDFSDNSASAIHFAKKWAEKQNLWLEFVYVMQPERAREWDESDFNKFIKHETMIYEEKLKNFVQSAFSNENPAPANSTYTVITGITADNTIIEYCNQNPEIRFICISTRGAGGLKKFLGTNTGNLIVKSEIPVIAVPSNYDVSKFEKVLYVSDLTKYHDEINKVISIATPWKAPIDVLNFYWPNEDAADEILRQELYAKDYEYGFSLKFFPHHVSNTLAENIQHYINENKPSLAVMFTQKQRTEQTFWQKLLNPSKTEKVSFEIQVPLLVFKK
- a CDS encoding sigma-70 family RNA polymerase sigma factor, encoding MRQLKITKQVTNRETASLDKYLQEIGKVELITADEEVELAQRIRAGDRAALEKLIKANLRFVVSVSKQYQNQGLSLPDLINEGNLGLMKAAKRYDETRGFKFISYAVWWIRQSILQALAEQSRIVRLPLNKIGSINKINKAYAHLEQENERPPSPEELAEVLDMSEDDIKESMKNSGRHLSMDAPLVEGEDSNLYDVLRSGESPSPDKDLMLESLQIEIERALQTLTPREADLVRLYFGLNGKHPMTLEEIGETFDLTRERVRQIKEKAIKRLKHNTRSKILKSYLGK